A stretch of DNA from Rattus rattus isolate New Zealand chromosome 1, Rrattus_CSIRO_v1, whole genome shotgun sequence:
atcctgtctcaaaaaaggagaagaaaagaaaaaaatgtaaagggaAACAGGAAACATTTATTGATCATACAATGTGAACCAGGCTCTGTCCTGGGCACAAGGCTTACAGTGGCGAACCAGAGTCTTTGACCTCATGAACACAATTATGGGTTTGTCCTTGCTTTAGGGACCTGAGATTGTAACCTACCTGAGAGAATGATGACTGTGTAACTGAGGACTGGGCGGGAGGGGCAGCTCCTGCTGAGAGGGGCAGTCAGAATTCCCACAGGGCTCCTAGATCCGTGGCCATAGCTCAGGACACCAGGTTGAAGGACCCTTCCAGCCTCCCCATCCCTGCCTGTGCTCTGCCTTAGGGGTGTGCATCCACTCACACAGACAGCGTATGCTCAAATCATCCCTTTCTGCGTGTCACATCTTCATGGGCATTTCCATCATCTCCTAACCTGCCTAGGAGCCCCAGTGTCTTCTCCTTCCTAAGACAAGATCCTCACCCTTTAGCCTTTCCATCTCCTGCACCCCCCTCCCTGCAAGCTCAGCGAGTTCTTTCTGACTGGCAAGTATCCCTTCCTCCACTTGTTTGCACACAACAGCCTTGTTCCTGAACACCTTCTCCTCTGTGGATTTTAATACACTGGAACTCCTGCCTTTGTCTACACTGGCCTCTCCCACCCTATCTCAGCTCCCCTGCCACTTGTACCTGTGCCTCCAAGAGCCAATGAGCAGCACCCGCCTGATACAGTCTGCCACATGTCTTCTCTCTCAGATTGTTCCTGGGGCCCTTGGCTCAGGGAAGCcaagtctgaagttctctgtctcctgtggaCTAGGAACACTTGCTAAgttattgatgagagtggaagAGGAGCGTCTGGAGTTAAAACTTGAGGGTGGGGATTTACAGAGACCGAGATGCTCCTTAGGCTCCAGATGAGTCAGACAGAGGCATCCAGGAAAGGTGGGGCAGGGTGGTAATGAACACCTAGGGGAGGGGACCAGTGGGATAGGGCTGCTCAGCTCTGGGGCTCAGCCTCCTACCTGCCGGTACATAGCTCCACACACAGGTGGTGGCAGTGTCCGTGGCTGCTTCACTGCTGTCATCTTATCTTTGTGCTTCAGAGGAACAGTTCATCCTCTCCCAGGTGGCACTCTTGGAACAAGTGAACGCCTTGGTGCCCATGCTGGACAGCGCTTCTATCAAAGGTACCTGTGGGTTGCAGTCCACTCATGCTGGGGGAGGTGGTTGGTGAGACCAAGGCTTCCCTGTAGTAATGCTCGATCTGCTCGTTAGAGTTCTCCTACCCTGTGGGAACTACCTCACTATGGTCACAATTCCCAAGTCAGCCTGGATCCGGGACCTCTGGCAGCTTGGCCTAAGACACAAGCCCAGCAGCCCCAACCCCAGACACCCTTCTGCGTTCTCCCCGCCCCTTAGCCTTCTGGGTGCTGCAGAGCTCACATTTGATTGTCAGAACTCCTGCCAGGCGTGTGACTTCTTCTTGCTGCACTGCTAAGAGTCCCTGGCCTGGGCCTTGACAAGCAGGCAGTGGCTTTAATTGAATCCAGATATCCATCTTGTCTGTCTCTAGAGGTATTTCTCTAggctccccctcccttccctcatcAGCCACCCGCTTGAGTATCTGACAGCCTAAAGCTGCAGGCATAACATGGCGGGCAAGGCTGTCAGTGTGGGAGGCCAAGGGGCCAGTGTAGGGACCCGGTGTTCATTTCCAGCCCACCTGAGCTCCTATCCATTAGTCTAGGAAGCCATCCCTGCCGGGCTGACAGCAAAGGGGCGGGGCAGTAGTAAGTAAAGTGTCTGTACTTGGCCCTGCTCGCAGCCAGCAATGCTGAGGACTTTAAGGCTCTGCCTTCGGGGCACTTGTtctaccctccccacccccacctcatggGTCTTGGAGTCAGGCTGGGGTAGGTAGGGAGCCCCCCTCCAGCTACAGCAGTCGGTCGATGAAGCCTGGCGTTTGTTTAGCTTCTCTACTCAATACTCTAATCCTGCGGAAGACCTAATAGACTATTGAGCAGTCCCGGGGGAGGGCGCAGCATCATCAGGCGGTGTGCGTTGTGTTTTACAGCCGTTCCTGAGCATGCTGCCCGACTGCAGCGCTTGGCGCAGATCCACATCCAACAGCAGGTATGGAAGATGAGAGGACtggaagggaaggcagacacaaTGGGACATCGTGTCAGCTGTGTCCCCTCCTCACTGCCCACTGTCACACCCCCTGCTACCCACTGTCACCCTCACTGCCCACTGTCACCCTCACTGCCCACTGTCACACCCCCTGCTGCCCACTCTCACCCTCACTGCTCACTGTCACATCCCTCACTGCCCACTGTCACCCTTACTGCCCACTGTCACCCTCACTGCTCACTGTCACATCCCTCACTGCCCACTGTCACATCCCTCTTGCCCACTGTCACACTCCCCACTGCCCACTGTCAcactctccacccacccactatCACCCCCCACTGCCACTGTCACATCCCCATtacccagtcacacacacacacccactgcaCAGTGTCACACCCCCACCACCCACTGTCACACACCCCTGCCACCCACTCTCACACATATCCCCACCTCCCACTGTCACCTACCAGGAGACCTAGGCCTTTGTGTTGTCTGTGGAGGTATACCCTCTATTTCCAAATGCtccagggaggggaaagggctTGCCTAGGGCCACATGCAGGTCTCCTGCCTTCCACAAGAGAGCTTTTCTGAGGTACTAGAAGGTTGAAGTTGGAAGTTGGAAGTAGGCAATAATGCCTGGGCATCTGTTTTTGACTGGGGGTGAAATATCTTTTCTCAAGTTCAGAGACCTTAGAAATAGAGACTGAGGGGCATGAGAAGTGGCTCAGTCCTTAAGGTGACCTGCTCTTCTGGCCACCACCAACCAAcctctgtaactctaattccagaggatctgatgccctcttctggcaccttTGGGTACTGCACATACACGGTGTgcccacatacaggcaaaatacccatacacttaaaacaaaaataaataaacccttaagaAACAtaaggggcaggaggggaggggtgtCAATATGTGGAAGCAACCCCACCTGTCAGTCTCAGGCAGGGCCTGAGGTGGCCTAGGGTGGAAAGTGCCTGCTTCGTAGCTTGCTTCTTTTACTCTAGGCTATTCAAGCACCGTCTTTTCTAGGTTTGGAGGGAATGAGGCCAGAAGTTGGGTGGGATGGGCTTTCCTCAGCTCCAGAGATAACTTTCCTTTACAGGACCAGTGTGTGGAGATCACTGAGGAGTCCAAGGCTCTCCTGGAGGAGTATAACAAGACTGTATCCTTTGTGCTTCGTGCTCCTTTAATGGGTATTCTCTTCCCTACTACTCTCTCATCCcagtctctcccccccccccgggcACATGCAAAGTCCCCGAGTCTTCCTTCAGACTCCTGTTGTCACCTTGACTTGTCACCAGACAATGCTTCTCTCCAAGCAGTTTGTGCAGTGGGACGAGCTGCTCTGCCAGCTAGAGGCTGCCAAGCAAGTGAAGCCAGCAGCAGAATGACAGCCGC
This window harbors:
- the Dctn3 gene encoding dynactin subunit 3, with protein sequence MAALTDVQRLQSRVEELERWVYGPGGTRGSRKVADGLVKVQVALGNIASKRERVKILYKKIEDLIKYLDPEYIDRIAIPEASKLQFILAEEQFILSQVALLEQVNALVPMLDSASIKAVPEHAARLQRLAQIHIQQQDQCVEITEESKALLEEYNKTTMLLSKQFVQWDELLCQLEAAKQVKPAAE